A single window of Dendropsophus ebraccatus isolate aDenEbr1 chromosome 5, aDenEbr1.pat, whole genome shotgun sequence DNA harbors:
- the IL18BP gene encoding interleukin-18-binding protein has translation MQLPAGRTRLCSAQGQGRVGGLSLLTALLIYSLINVTAAMRRPKIIYPTNTTIISREGEALSVPCTAETTYQRFHNVYWLVNGTFVEDVYPDGRVTEKTAGPKPSNQRNFTVTQTLEFRTLQPEDFRNTFTCVVQDPSGGDQKRLRFKLLDDKRVKITFRKHRDPERQQ, from the exons ATGCAGCTGCCGGCGGGGAGGACGAGACTCTGCTCAGCACAAG GTCAGGGCAGGGTAGGTGGCCTGTCTCTACTTACTGCTCTTCTGATCTACAGTCTCATCAATGTTACTGCAG cCATGCGGAGACCAAAGATTATCTACCCCACAAACACTACAATCATCAGCAGGGAAG GTGAAGCGCTGAGTGTTCCATGTACAGCAGAGACCACGTACCAGAGGTTCCACAACGTCTACTGGCTGGTGAACGGAACATTTGTGGAGGACGTGTACCCCGATGGGCGAGTGACCGAGAAGACTGCAGG ACCAAAACCCAGCAACCAGAGAAACTTTACGGTGACGCAAACTCTGGAGTTCAGGACGCTGCAGCCTGAAGACTTCAGGAACACGTTTACCTGTGTGGTGCAGGATCCGTCAGGAGGCGACCAGAAGAGATTAAGGTTTAAGCTGCTTGATGACAAACGAGTCAAAATAACATTCAGAAAACACAGAGACCCAGAGAGACAACAATGA